A stretch of DNA from bacterium:
GGCAACATCGCGCTCGTTTCCCAGTCCGGCGCGGTGGGCCTCTCGGCCCTCGAATACGCGCTGTCCGAGGAGGCCGGCCTCTCCAAGTTCGCCTCCATCGGCAACAAGGCCGACATCAACGAGTGCGACCTGCTCGCCTACCTGCGCGACGACCCCGAGACCGACGTCATCATGCTATATCTCGAAGACCTCGTCAACCCGCCCGAGTTCATGCGGATCGCGCGCGAGACCACCTCGCACCCGCAGCGGCCCAAACCGATTCTGGCCATCAAGGCCGGCCGCACGTCCGAGGGCGCCAAGGCCGCGTCATCCCACACCGGGGCGCTCGCCGGGTCCGACGCAGCCTACGACGCCTTCTTTGCTCAGTCCCGCATCATCCGCGTGGATACCATCAACGAACTCTTCGCCAAGGGCGCGGCTCTCGCCTACCAGCCTGCGCCCAGGGGCCGCCGCGTCGCCATCGTCACCAACGCCGGCGGCATCGGGATCATGGCCACCGACGCCTGCGTGCGCAACGGTCTCGAGATAGCGAAGCTCGCCGACAAGACCCGCACCGAGCTGAAGAAGCACCTGCCGGTTACCGCGTCGACCGCAAACCCGGTCGACGTTATCGGCGACGCCGATGCCACCCGCTACCGTGCCGCCCTCGAACTACTGCTTGCCGATGAGAACGTCGACGCCCTGCTCCCCATCTGGGCCCCGACCCTGATGGCCGAGTCCAAGGACATCGCGAGCATCACCGCCGACATCGGGGCGAAGTCCGACAAGCCGATTCTCGCCTGCATCCAGTCGATGCTGAACCCGATGGAAATCCGACGCCAGTTGATGCGCGACCACATCCCTCACTACCAATTCCCCGAGAACGCGGCAAGAGCGCTGGCCGCCATGGTCGAGTTCAGCGAATGGAGCCATCGGCCCCAGGGCGAGGTCAAGAACTTCCCGGACGTCAAACCGGACGTCGTAAAAGGGATTCTGGACAAGGTCCGTGCCCGGCCGACCAGGTTCGTGTCCGAACCCGAGGGGCACGACATCCTTCGCGCCTACGGCCTGCCCGTGCCCGCATCGAAACTGACCAGGAGCCTCGATGAGGCACTGGCCACTGCCAAGGAAATCGGCTACCCGGTTGTGCTCAAGATCGTCTCCCCCGACGTCCTGCATAAGACCGAGTTCGGCGGCGTCCGCATCAACATCACGGATGAAGCCAGGCTGAAAGCGGAACACGCCGACCTGCTCGCGGGCGTGAAAGCGAAGAAGCCCGACGCCGACATCTGGGGCGTGCTGGTACAGAAGATGGCGCCCAAAGGCACCGAGACCATCCTCGGCATGAACCGCGACCCATCGTTCGGCCCGATCCTGATGTTCGGCCTCGGCGGCATCCTGGTTGAGGTCTTGAAGGACGTAACGTTCCGCATCGCGCCGGTGAATGAAATATCCGTGGACTCGATGGTGACCGGCATCAAGGCGGCGAAGATTCTGCAAGGCTACCGCGGCGAGTCGCCACGCGACGTGCCGAAGATCAAGGAGTGCCTGCAGCGCGTCTCCCAGCTCGTTACCGACTTCAAGGAAATCGGCGAGATGGACATCAACCCGCTTCTCGTCTACGAACAGGGCAAGGGCGCGCTGGTCCTCGACGCCCGGTTCCTGCTCCGCTAGTGGCTCTTCTCCCCTCCCTTCTGTTCCCTCTCCCTTGAGGGAGAGGGAAGGGTGAGGGTGTAACCGCAACCAAAAGGAGGCGCAATGAAGACTTTCTTGCTGTTTGCTCTTTGCCTGTCGCTAAGCCCTGCCGCCGTGCTGGTCGAATCCGCCCCGTCTCCGGTCGCACTGAGTTACACCGTCGAGCTCCCCGACCACTACGACTCGACCAAGGCCTACCCGCTTATCGTAGCGCTTCATGGCTACGGCGACCGCATGTCGGCCTATGTCGGCACGTCAGCCCAGTTCTGCCCTGAAGGCGCAATCGGCCTCTACCCCGAGAGTCCGTTTCCCTTCGAGGGCGACAACGGGCTGGGCTGGACCTGGTGGCTCTGGGCCGACTCCGCGTCAGGTATGTCCCAGCAGTCCACCAAGCAGCTGAGCATCGACTGGATCCTCTCCTGCCTAGACATGGTCGAGTCCAGGTACGCGGTCGACAAGCGCGCTGTGTTCCTTTACGGCTTCTCGCAGGGCGGCATGCTCACCTATGAAATCGGCGTCCGCTATCCCGAGCGCTTCCGAGGGTTGATACCGGCCGGCGGCCTGCTCGACTTCAAGCTCGACTCCCTGTACAAGTTCGACACGGCCTGCCGGCACGTGCCGCTCCGCGCCCTGCACGGCGCTTACGATGACGTCGTCGACTTCAAGGCCGACGTCGCCTCAAACGAAACCCTGCGGAACCGAGGAATGCCGGCCGAACTCCTCCGCTACCCGGCTAAGCACGAGCTGACCAAAGAGATGATGGAGGACGCCCACGACTTCGTTGAGGCCTGCCTCCCCTCTGCCCATCACCAGGAGCCGCCCATCCCGCAGGCCCCGTACGGTGCGCTGCGGGCCGAAACGTCTTTGGATGAGCGGGCCAAGCTCATCTACGAACTCGGCGCAAAGCGGGTTACCGGCAGTGAGTCAACACTGACTGCCCTGATGAAAGACCGCTCGGCTCCTGGCGTGCTGCGCCAGACCGCGTACTCAGCCCTCATCAAACTCGCCACACCGACAGCGTGGCAAGCGACCAAGGCTGCGCCGAAAGTTGTCTGCGCCGACCGCCTCGTGGCGGGAGCCAACGGTGAGAAGGCCGGGCTCAAGCCTGATGACGTGATTATCAGCTACAACGGCAAGGCGGTAAAGAAGACGAGTGACCTTCGCGACGCCATCAGTGCCGTCAAACCCGACGTGAAAGATGTCGCGATGGTAATCGAACGCCAGGGCAAACGACTCACTCTACACCTGCCGCCCGGCCGCGTCGGCGTCTACCTCTCCGAGCGCGTGAAGTAGCTACGGCCCATCCGCCGGGGCACCGCCCGACGGCCTGCGGCCGGCATTCGGGGATGTGAATGTGCTTGACTGGCTCATTCCGCCGCCTTAGACTCGCTCAAGGATGGCCTCATGATCTACGCAAAAGAGAAGTACGTGACTGACAGCCAGGGCAATCGTGTCGCGGTTCAGCTTGAAGTCGAGGAATACCGCCGGCTGCTCGATGCCTTGGAGGAACTGGAGTCGATCCGCGCCTACGACACGGCAGTCGCAGTCCGTGAAGACGCGGTGCCGTTTGACAAGGCGGTAGAAGAGCTCAAGCGCGACCGCGCATGAGCTAAGCGATATCCATTCTGCGCCGGGCGCAGAAGGAACTCGGTCAGGTCTCCTCTCCCACATTCGAACGAGTCTGTGACGCAGTCCGCGCGCTAGGCTCGGACCCGCGCCCGCCCGGCTGCCGCAAACTCGTCGGTCGCGACGGCTGGCGAATCAGGGCCGGCGACTATCGCGTCATCTACGAAATAGACGACGCGGCCCGCACGGTACTGGTTCTTCACGTCGGTCATCGTCGGGACATCTACTCCTAGCCGTTCGGCTCCACTGAGAGTGTCCAAGTCATGCCCTGCAATCGGGGCAGACAGATCGCTGGCCGATTGTGACGGCGGTCGACTCATCTCGCGCCTGCCGCCCGGTCGCGTGAAGTGGCTTCCAGCATCAGAAGACAGCGGGCCGGCTGTTAGGCCGGCCCTTTATGGCAAGCCGTCCGAGGACGGCATTCAGCGAAACCCGGACTGCCCCTGGGGACACATCCGCGACGCGTCCGTCGCGTCGCTCCGTGGACGTGTCCCCTCCTGTCGCTGATGGAGCTGACCAGAGTCGAACTGGCGACATCCGGCTTGCAAAGCCGGCGCTCTCCCAACTGAGCTACAGCCCCGAAAACTCAGTCACTACGCCTTATCTTAGTGGATAGCCGGCAGGTGTCAACGCTCGGTCAGGGCACGACGTGGGCTCTACGAAGGACAAAGTACTAAGTACAAAGGACTAAGCAAGTCCAAAGGCCCGGCCAGGTTCGTGCTTTGTCCTTTCCTCACTTGCTTTGTCCTTTGGCTTTTGTCCTTTGTACTTCTCCGGTCATTCCTCCGGCTCCACGTGGACTACGACGTCTGATACCTCAGGCACCGCCCTCTGCACCGCTTCTTCTACGGCGGTGGCGATGTCATGGCCGGCCCGGACCGTGATGTCCGGCGCAACGTGTACATGTACGTCCATGTCGATAACGCCGGCCGAACGTCGGGCGCGGCAGGTGTGAAACCCGACAACACCGTTGATAGCGGATATGGCCTGGTGAATCCGGTCGGCCACGACCGGGTCAGGCGCCCGGTCGGAAAGCTCCTGCATCGCGTCGCGGACGATGTTCACGCCCATGATGAAAAGGAAAGCGGCAAGCACGACCGCGGTCAGGTGGTCGACAAAGGCCCAGCGCGGCCCTCCGGCAGTTGCCACCGCGATACCAATGGCGGCTGCGATGGCGGCCAGCGAATCCGCCCGATGGTGCCAGGCGTTGGCGATGACCGAGGCATTGTGATGCTTCAACCCGACTCGGCGGGTGACCCAGTACAGCGGCTCCTTCAGGACCAGAGTCGCGACCGCTGCCCAGAACGGAAGCCAGGACGTCGGACCGGAGTGCTTCACCGACATCGTGGCGATGCTCTCGATGGCAACCCACAGCGCCGCGCCCAGCAACAGGAACCCGACCACCATCGTGACAATCGTCTCATAGCGCGAGTGCCCGTAGTGATGATCCTCATCCGCAGGCCGCCGGGCTGCCGGAATTCCCCAGAGCACGGCGATGTCGCTTGCTAGGTCCGAGGCCGAATGCAGGCCGTCGGCGATAATGGCATTGGAATTGAACATCAGGCCGAAGACCACTTTGGTGACGGTCAGCAGGATGTTCGTAGCCATCCCGACGACGGTAATCCGCGACTCCTCGCGAATGCGGTCACGGTACTCTGCTGCGACGCTCACGCTAGAATGCTAGACGAAACCCGTGAAGAGTCAAACGAAGGACTTCGACGTGATTAGAGGCAGCGATGCACCGGACAATGTAGAATCCAGAATCCAGAATTCAGAAACCAGAACGGAGAAACGCGGGCACCCAGAAACGCGTTGCATGACCTAGGCTTCTCGCGGACGATTCAGAATGCAGAACTCGGACGGCAGAATGCAGAATCCAGAAGTGCGGCCAATTCGACTACTGAGGACTTCGCACTCAGCTTCTGACGTCAACTTGACTTCTGCCGAACCGGAACATGGCGACGAGCCCGGACAACGACCAGAGAAAAGATCACGACACTGCGGCCTGCCCTGGCCAAAACCCTATTACCGACCCGGCTACGGACCATGCACCCCAGTCTTCATTCGGGTGACTGTTGCCGTTACCACCTCAGTCAAGGTCCCGCAATCGGTCGCAGACATCACCTCTGAGACCAACCGAGAGACAGCCTCAGCCACGACAGCGCAGACCAAGCAGAAAGCCACCGCGGTAACGACCAGCGCGACAATCTCACAGACCAACTCTGAGACTGCGTCAGAGTCTGCCTGGCAAACGACTGCGGCCACAACGGCACAGTTGACCTCAGATACGACCCCAGTGACGGCCTGCGCGACCTGCCCACGGACCTTCTAGGCCACTGCCGCGGCAACCGTTACCCAGACCGTCCCCGGGACGGTCCCCCTGGCGATGACCCAGACGCCTGTCCAATTCCAATATCTAGAGCTTGGTCTCATATCCTACACATTTTGAGGTACTTGGACGAGGCCGCATCAATGCTACGCCATTAGCGTCTAAATCGGTAAGAACGGACAGACGAGGCGTTTGCAGGCCCCAGCCTGACCGCTCCTTCAAGGAACTGTCCACGAGTGGGGACTGTACCTATGTCAGGAAGACCGAAAGAGACCGGATGAAAGGAGCGCGGAAATGTCCGATGCGATTCGACGTATAGAGCGCTGGCAGAAGAAGTACAGCCCAGCGCAGGCCAAGGCGACCCTCGACCTTCTGCAGGAAGGTATGAAACAGCGCTACGAAGCTGCGACCATTGCGATGACCGCAATGGAACTCAAGACGAAGGAAGTGCTGAACCAGCAGGGAGTCCACACCACGAACTATGTCCCCTACCTGAGCTATGCCCGCCAACTCTGGAAGCTCTCAAGGCAGCAGAACATCAGCGGCGAGAGCTTCAAGATGGCAAGTCAGGTTCTGTTGGAGAAATGGGCGGCGCGAGGTCAGGACCCGGACGTTCTGGATGCTATTCGCAAAGACGTCTTCGCGTCCGACGGCCCTACGCCATAGCCGCGGCCCGGCCGCCTACTGACTCCTCACCGTCGCTTCGCTCTCCCTCTCCTTTGAGAGTAGAGGGCTGAGGTGAGGAGCAACAAGAGCAGGGCTGCCCGCGGCTCTGCAGCCAGGCGCAAAGGGACATTACCGGATTTGGAGTGCGGGAGCAAGGCTCCCCCTTTACCTGAAAGGCGGCGGACTTGCTGCCGCAGTCCAAGGCGGTACCGCGCCGCGCCGGCCTATTCGGTCAGGACGACCTTGCGGCTGATTCTCTGCGTACCGTTGTCCAGCGTGCAGAAGTAGACGCCCG
This window harbors:
- a CDS encoding acetate--CoA ligase family protein is translated as MADTLSLDPSIPRSLSLDFIFRPRSTAVIGASNRENSVGHALFRNVLMNGYTGVVYPVNNTAKSVLGVKAYETVLQIPDEVDLAILIIPALAVPAVLAECGQKKIKGAVVISAGFKELGPTGAQLEKAVRDRARTYGIRLIGPNCFGTIDCSPRVRLNATFGRAMPAFGNIALVSQSGAVGLSALEYALSEEAGLSKFASIGNKADINECDLLAYLRDDPETDVIMLYLEDLVNPPEFMRIARETTSHPQRPKPILAIKAGRTSEGAKAASSHTGALAGSDAAYDAFFAQSRIIRVDTINELFAKGAALAYQPAPRGRRVAIVTNAGGIGIMATDACVRNGLEIAKLADKTRTELKKHLPVTASTANPVDVIGDADATRYRAALELLLADENVDALLPIWAPTLMAESKDIASITADIGAKSDKPILACIQSMLNPMEIRRQLMRDHIPHYQFPENAARALAAMVEFSEWSHRPQGEVKNFPDVKPDVVKGILDKVRARPTRFVSEPEGHDILRAYGLPVPASKLTRSLDEALATAKEIGYPVVLKIVSPDVLHKTEFGGVRINITDEARLKAEHADLLAGVKAKKPDADIWGVLVQKMAPKGTETILGMNRDPSFGPILMFGLGGILVEVLKDVTFRIAPVNEISVDSMVTGIKAAKILQGYRGESPRDVPKIKECLQRVSQLVTDFKEIGEMDINPLLVYEQGKGALVLDARFLLR
- a CDS encoding PDZ domain-containing protein is translated as MKTFLLFALCLSLSPAAVLVESAPSPVALSYTVELPDHYDSTKAYPLIVALHGYGDRMSAYVGTSAQFCPEGAIGLYPESPFPFEGDNGLGWTWWLWADSASGMSQQSTKQLSIDWILSCLDMVESRYAVDKRAVFLYGFSQGGMLTYEIGVRYPERFRGLIPAGGLLDFKLDSLYKFDTACRHVPLRALHGAYDDVVDFKADVASNETLRNRGMPAELLRYPAKHELTKEMMEDAHDFVEACLPSAHHQEPPIPQAPYGALRAETSLDERAKLIYELGAKRVTGSESTLTALMKDRSAPGVLRQTAYSALIKLATPTAWQATKAAPKVVCADRLVAGANGEKAGLKPDDVIISYNGKAVKKTSDLRDAISAVKPDVKDVAMVIERQGKRLTLHLPPGRVGVYLSERVK
- a CDS encoding type II toxin-antitoxin system RelE/ParE family toxin; its protein translation is MRRAQKELGQVSSPTFERVCDAVRALGSDPRPPGCRKLVGRDGWRIRAGDYRVIYEIDDAARTVLVLHVGHRRDIYS
- a CDS encoding cation diffusion facilitator family transporter, giving the protein MSVAAEYRDRIREESRITVVGMATNILLTVTKVVFGLMFNSNAIIADGLHSASDLASDIAVLWGIPAARRPADEDHHYGHSRYETIVTMVVGFLLLGAALWVAIESIATMSVKHSGPTSWLPFWAAVATLVLKEPLYWVTRRVGLKHHNASVIANAWHHRADSLAAIAAAIGIAVATAGGPRWAFVDHLTAVVLAAFLFIMGVNIVRDAMQELSDRAPDPVVADRIHQAISAINGVVGFHTCRARRSAGVIDMDVHVHVAPDITVRAGHDIATAVEEAVQRAVPEVSDVVVHVEPEE